The following are encoded in a window of Chryseobacterium sp. genomic DNA:
- a CDS encoding adenine phosphoribosyltransferase, whose translation MSDLVPRLLNTIETVPDFPQQGILFRDITPIFLDHRLYTDVIANLAEFSCGKVDAVCGIESRGYLFGIAIAVAIGVPFILIRKKGKLPPPFVAEKYDLEYGSAEIEMREGQLQSGMRVLIHDDLLATGGTTEAAARLVQKQGGKVVQFSFLIGLKGLQGEERLARFEAEIHKILEY comes from the coding sequence ATGTCAGATTTAGTTCCCAGACTATTAAATACCATTGAAACGGTGCCCGATTTTCCGCAGCAGGGCATTTTATTTCGGGATATCACTCCCATTTTTCTGGATCACCGGCTCTATACTGATGTTATTGCGAATCTCGCGGAATTCAGCTGTGGAAAAGTAGATGCTGTGTGTGGTATTGAAAGCAGGGGATACCTGTTTGGAATAGCGATAGCTGTCGCTATTGGCGTACCGTTTATACTCATCCGCAAAAAAGGTAAACTTCCGCCACCATTTGTGGCCGAAAAATATGATCTGGAATATGGTTCTGCCGAGATTGAAATGCGCGAGGGACAGTTGCAATCCGGGATGCGGGTCCTTATTCATGATGATCTCCTGGCCACAGGAGGCACAACTGAAGCAGCTGCCCGCCTGGTACAGAAGCAGGGCGGCAAAGTGGTTCAGTTCAGTTTTCTCATAGGCCTTAAAGGGTTGCAGGGCGAAGAAAGACTTGCCCGGTTTGAGGCAGAAATTCATAAAATTCTTGAGTATTAA
- a CDS encoding DUF3341 domain-containing protein: protein MSTTKIIYGLYADDDELMDGVRTFRDKGIAINEVYTPFPVHGLDKALGLKKTRISDAAFMYAVYGVTVAILISWYAMNHDWPMNIGGKPSFTWWENMPAFVVPMFELTVFCAAHMMSLTFLIRNKMYPLAPPQNPDPRTTDDKFMMEFLTDDVETVKQILIDTGAEEITVKDA, encoded by the coding sequence ATGAGCACCACTAAAATAATTTACGGCCTGTATGCCGACGATGATGAACTGATGGATGGCGTTAGGACTTTCAGAGACAAAGGAATTGCCATCAACGAAGTTTACACCCCATTTCCTGTACACGGACTGGACAAAGCACTTGGTTTAAAGAAAACCCGTATTTCCGATGCTGCATTTATGTATGCTGTTTACGGTGTTACTGTTGCCATTCTTATTTCATGGTACGCTATGAATCATGACTGGCCTATGAATATCGGCGGAAAGCCTTCCTTCACCTGGTGGGAAAATATGCCGGCGTTTGTTGTACCGATGTTTGAACTTACAGTATTCTGTGCTGCACACATGATGTCGCTTACTTTCCTGATCAGGAATAAGATGTATCCCCTGGCACCGCCGCAGAATCCGGATCCGCGTACCACGGATGATAAGTTCATGATGGAGTTCCTTACAGATGATGTAGAGACTGTGAAACAGATCCTGATTGACACAGGAGCTGAGGAAATAACTGTAAAAGATGCGTAA
- a CDS encoding c-type cytochrome: MRKMKQNIFKITAALAITTVMLNSCGPKDNPPLVYFPDMYFPVAYDPLMKAEDAYSDHENEIPAFVKNGGATGMIPVDGTVMQNKDGIAESNSAAAMTPDQYNAGYAESKGITASPLKAAGQKKDLERGKVLYDRTCAACHGTAGDGQGPIVQSGAYSGVPKYADREISVGSVHYVIMHGRNAMGSYAGQLNAGDRWRVAMYVMNAFKGGMSSPTTASAAAATTDSTATQ, translated from the coding sequence ATGCGTAAAATGAAACAGAATATATTCAAAATAACTGCAGCTTTGGCAATTACTACGGTGATGCTTAATTCCTGTGGTCCCAAGGATAATCCGCCATTGGTTTATTTTCCGGATATGTATTTCCCGGTAGCCTACGACCCGCTTATGAAAGCGGAGGATGCTTATTCTGACCATGAAAATGAAATTCCTGCTTTCGTTAAGAACGGCGGTGCTACAGGAATGATTCCGGTAGACGGCACAGTAATGCAGAATAAAGACGGAATTGCAGAATCTAATTCTGCCGCAGCAATGACGCCGGACCAGTACAATGCCGGTTATGCAGAGTCAAAAGGTATTACAGCTTCCCCACTTAAAGCTGCAGGTCAGAAGAAAGACCTTGAACGAGGTAAAGTACTTTATGACCGTACCTGTGCGGCATGTCATGGTACTGCCGGTGACGGACAGGGACCCATCGTACAGAGCGGTGCCTACAGTGGCGTACCTAAATATGCAGACCGCGAGATTTCCGTCGGTTCGGTTCATTATGTAATTATGCACGGAAGAAACGCTATGGGATCCTACGCAGGCCAGCTTAACGCAGGCGACCGCTGGAGAGTGGCCATGTACGTTATGAATGCTTTTAAAGGTGGTATGTCTTCGCCTACTACAGCCTCCGCTGCCGCAGCAACAACAGATTCTACCGCAACACAATAA
- a CDS encoding tetratricopeptide repeat protein, whose product MAKHKQNEKTPEGKETVEFFKDLDKEALQTERFLEKNSKLLVILFVSMVAAVLAFFAYQQFVVAPKNEEATKSYLAAQKNLAAGNNADALGGKSAANPGFLGTAKEFSNTSVGKLAAYNAGLLKFKEGKYQEAYDLLDKFSSDNEVLMALKYGAMADAKSNLNRNDETLSLLEKAMNASDDPYTQYYFTRKAGTVALALNKKDLAKKYFTSVDEKFKDYDNGMSDAYIEMVKYF is encoded by the coding sequence ATGGCAAAACATAAACAAAACGAAAAAACTCCGGAAGGAAAGGAAACAGTTGAATTCTTCAAGGATCTGGATAAGGAAGCTTTACAGACCGAACGTTTCCTGGAGAAGAACTCCAAACTGCTGGTTATTTTGTTTGTTTCAATGGTGGCTGCCGTACTTGCCTTCTTTGCGTACCAACAGTTTGTGGTGGCGCCCAAGAACGAAGAAGCTACTAAAAGTTATCTGGCAGCACAGAAAAATCTGGCCGCAGGTAATAATGCCGATGCCCTTGGCGGGAAATCCGCTGCAAACCCAGGATTCCTCGGTACAGCTAAAGAATTTTCCAATACATCTGTGGGAAAGCTTGCTGCCTACAATGCGGGACTTCTTAAATTTAAGGAAGGCAAATACCAGGAGGCATATGACCTGCTTGATAAGTTCTCATCGGATAATGAAGTACTGATGGCACTGAAATACGGAGCTATGGCAGATGCCAAATCCAACCTGAACAGAAATGACGAAACTCTTTCACTGCTGGAAAAAGCCATGAATGCTTCAGATGATCCTTATACCCAATATTATTTTACCAGGAAAGCCGGTACAGTGGCGCTGGCTCTTAACAAGAAAGATTTGGCGAAAAAATACTTCACTTCTGTTGATGAGAAGTTTAAGGATTATGACAACGGTATGTCCGATGCATACATTGAAATGGTAAAATACTTTTAA
- the nrfD gene encoding NrfD/PsrC family molybdoenzyme membrane anchor subunit yields the protein MSHYEAPIREPLIIGHKTYHDITEDIARPIEERAGKLWWISFYAALALFIYGFGCIAYTIGTGIGAWGLNRTINWGWDITNFVWWVGIGHAGTLISAVLLLFRQRWRMSVNRSAEAMTIFAVVQAAIFPVIHMGRVWVGYWVFPIPNQYGSLWTNFNSPLFWDVFAISTYFSVSTVFWFMGLIPDFAMIRDRAKTPWTKKIYTFLAFGWGGKAKHWQRFEELSLVLAGLATPLVFSVHTTVSFDFATSVIKGWHSTIYPPYFVAGAIFSGFAMVQTLLLVARKVCDLEDYITMYHIEIMNIVIIVTGGMVTVAYACEYFIAWYSGSRYEDFAYLTPGAATGPYWWAFWSLIICNLVVPALFWFKKVRTNIIATFIIALIINIGMWFERFDIIVINLSRDYLPSSWTMFKPSIIDVGVFLGTIGFFSVLFLLYARTFPVIAQAELKSILKISGETYKAKEGDEHH from the coding sequence ATGTCACATTACGAAGCCCCGATCCGGGAACCTTTAATTATTGGTCACAAAACCTATCACGATATCACCGAAGATATCGCCAGACCCATCGAGGAAAGAGCCGGTAAACTGTGGTGGATTTCTTTCTACGCAGCTCTTGCACTTTTCATTTACGGCTTCGGCTGTATTGCCTATACCATCGGTACTGGTATCGGTGCCTGGGGCCTTAACAGAACCATCAACTGGGGTTGGGATATTACCAACTTCGTATGGTGGGTAGGTATTGGTCACGCAGGAACACTTATCTCCGCTGTACTTTTACTGTTCAGACAGAGATGGAGAATGTCCGTTAACCGTTCTGCCGAGGCCATGACCATCTTCGCGGTTGTTCAGGCGGCTATTTTCCCTGTAATCCACATGGGTAGAGTTTGGGTAGGTTACTGGGTATTCCCGATTCCTAACCAATACGGATCGCTTTGGACCAACTTTAACTCTCCTCTGTTCTGGGACGTATTTGCAATCTCCACTTATTTCTCTGTATCTACCGTATTTTGGTTCATGGGTCTTATCCCGGATTTTGCAATGATCAGAGACCGTGCAAAAACGCCGTGGACGAAGAAGATATACACCTTCCTGGCCTTCGGCTGGGGTGGTAAAGCCAAACACTGGCAAAGATTTGAAGAACTTTCACTTGTTCTTGCTGGTCTGGCAACGCCACTTGTATTCTCGGTACACACCACAGTATCCTTTGACTTTGCTACGTCGGTAATCAAAGGATGGCACTCCACCATTTATCCGCCTTACTTCGTAGCAGGTGCAATCTTCTCCGGATTTGCAATGGTACAGACTCTTCTGTTAGTTGCCAGAAAAGTATGTGACCTGGAGGATTATATCACGATGTACCATATTGAGATCATGAACATCGTAATCATTGTAACGGGTGGTATGGTAACCGTAGCTTATGCATGTGAATATTTCATCGCATGGTACTCCGGAAGCCGTTATGAGGATTTTGCATACCTGACTCCGGGTGCCGCTACAGGTCCGTACTGGTGGGCATTCTGGTCACTGATTATCTGTAACCTCGTTGTACCTGCACTGTTCTGGTTTAAGAAAGTAAGAACGAATATCATCGCAACATTCATCATTGCCCTTATCATTAACATCGGTATGTGGTTTGAACGTTTCGACATTATCGTTATCAACCTGTCACGCGATTATCTACCAAGCAGCTGGACCATGTTTAAGCCGTCCATCATAGACGTTGGTGTATTCCTTGGAACCATCGGATTCTTTTCCGTACTCTTCCTGCTGTATGCACGTACATTCCCTGTAATCGCACAGGCTGAATTGAAATCTATTCTGAAAATTTCAGGTGAAACCTATAAAGCAAAAGAAGGAGATGAGCACCACTAA
- a CDS encoding quinol:cytochrome C oxidoreductase produces the protein MYSFSPKLKLVSIILLVAGLVLFTAGYFMNHGMDDTRIEHMMEAAMSSGEKAPSHSSEVMTPAKDHDGHLKHAKHQIHNQPLASIHFIAVFFFGVSCAVMFFYSIQHVAHAGWPIIITRVMEAIGGYIPYGGAILIIIMLLNITHNGHLFHWMDPELTDPNSDQFDVILFEKKKFLNIPWYAFRTILYVVGASFLAWKLRQMSRKVDETKSLRDYQYLYRWAVGYIVFFGFASAAWAWDWLMSIDPHWYSTMYIWYSMVSCLSSGIAVIIILSVYLKKTGFLPQFNDNHLHDLGVFLFASSMLWTYTWFAQFMLYWYANVPEEVNYFFGRFEHYKEIFLPMLIPNFLIPLLVMVSSSIKRNYKVVTTMAFIVLFGHAWDYFNMVMPGTIGPYWRTPELWILTIGAVLFVVGLFMFVVLHTLSKLKLIPEGNPYLHESKIYEYPF, from the coding sequence ATGTATAGTTTTTCGCCTAAATTAAAATTAGTTTCTATTATACTCCTCGTTGCCGGTTTGGTTCTTTTTACCGCGGGATATTTTATGAACCATGGTATGGATGATACCAGGATAGAACATATGATGGAGGCTGCTATGAGCTCCGGAGAGAAAGCTCCGTCGCACTCCAGCGAAGTAATGACACCCGCCAAAGATCATGATGGTCATCTTAAGCATGCAAAACATCAGATCCACAACCAGCCGCTTGCTTCAATACACTTTATTGCGGTGTTCTTTTTCGGAGTTAGCTGTGCGGTAATGTTCTTCTACAGTATTCAGCATGTGGCTCACGCCGGATGGCCAATAATCATTACACGTGTTATGGAGGCTATAGGTGGTTACATCCCTTACGGTGGTGCCATTCTGATCATCATCATGCTTCTTAATATCACACACAACGGTCATCTGTTTCATTGGATGGATCCTGAACTTACAGATCCTAACTCTGATCAGTTTGACGTAATCCTGTTCGAAAAGAAAAAGTTCCTCAACATTCCCTGGTATGCGTTCCGTACGATACTGTATGTGGTAGGTGCTTCATTCCTTGCCTGGAAACTCAGACAGATGTCCAGAAAAGTGGATGAAACCAAGTCTCTGAGAGACTATCAGTACCTTTACAGATGGGCTGTCGGTTATATCGTATTTTTCGGTTTCGCATCCGCAGCGTGGGCGTGGGACTGGTTAATGTCTATTGACCCGCACTGGTACTCCACCATGTATATCTGGTACTCTATGGTATCCTGTCTGTCCAGTGGAATCGCAGTGATCATTATCCTGAGTGTTTATCTGAAGAAAACCGGTTTCCTTCCGCAGTTCAATGATAACCACCTGCATGACTTGGGAGTATTCCTGTTCGCATCAAGTATGCTTTGGACATATACCTGGTTTGCGCAGTTCATGCTTTACTGGTATGCTAACGTACCGGAGGAGGTTAACTACTTCTTTGGCAGGTTCGAGCACTATAAGGAAATTTTCTTGCCGATGCTGATCCCGAACTTCCTGATTCCTCTGTTGGTAATGGTGAGTTCAAGTATTAAGAGAAACTATAAAGTAGTGACTACAATGGCATTCATTGTACTGTTTGGTCATGCCTGGGACTACTTCAACATGGTAATGCCCGGTACGATTGGACCATACTGGAGAACTCCGGAACTTTGGATCCTTACCATTGGCGCGGTACTGTTTGTAGTTGGACTGTTTATGTTTGTGGTTCTCCACACCCTGTCTAAACTCAAACTTATTCCTGAAGGTAACCCTTATCTGCACGAATCCAAGATTTACGAATATCCTTTCTAA